The Paenibacillus sp. YPG26 genome includes a window with the following:
- a CDS encoding GGDEF domain-containing protein: protein MFLCLNYLFVHPNNQGDDWFGFLMAAIYITLVLLIGRAVLARSQELRNSMESLVKSEQKLIVEKAISDKLIKIDALTGLYNHKTFHEYLENLILHCETNGVSLHLALIDIDNFKKVNDTYGHWVGDIVLKDAAACITDLLNPNNFAARYGGEEFAIIFTDTTAEEAAEQAEQIRQRIESMPISHMREQPVTVSIGLCTYQPGNGKELLFRNTDNALYTAKRAGKNRVVCHKPAE from the coding sequence ATGTTCTTGTGCCTGAACTATTTATTTGTTCACCCGAATAATCAGGGAGATGACTGGTTTGGATTCCTTATGGCTGCGATCTATATTACTCTGGTCTTACTGATTGGGCGGGCAGTACTGGCACGTTCTCAGGAACTCAGAAACAGCATGGAGTCTTTGGTGAAATCGGAACAGAAGCTGATTGTGGAGAAGGCGATTTCAGACAAGCTTATCAAGATCGATGCGTTGACGGGATTATATAACCATAAGACTTTCCATGAGTACCTGGAGAACCTGATTCTGCATTGTGAAACCAATGGAGTCTCGCTGCATTTGGCATTGATTGATATTGATAATTTCAAGAAAGTCAATGATACCTACGGCCATTGGGTAGGAGATATTGTCCTCAAGGATGCCGCAGCCTGCATTACAGACCTGCTTAATCCGAATAACTTCGCCGCTCGTTATGGAGGAGAAGAATTCGCTATTATATTTACGGATACAACCGCTGAAGAGGCGGCAGAGCAGGCAGAGCAGATCCGCCAGCGGATTGAGAGCATGCCAATATCCCATATGAGGGAGCAGCCAGTTACCGTTAGTATTGGTCTATGTACCTATCAGCCCGGCAATGGCAAAGAATTATTATTCCGTAACACGGATAATGCCCTTTATACAGCCAAGCGAGCCGGGAAGAACCGGGTTGTCTGTCATAAGCCAGCGGAATAA
- a CDS encoding cytochrome C oxidase subunit II — translation MKKTIALLLSTMLLLTLSACGGTQAGNTAATESNVTPKAELVIKATNYEFDQPVYHLKKDVPVKIVFKNEAGNHGVLIPKLNLQLDSEHESAVVTPTETGEFDMACSISCGTGHSRMIAKIVVE, via the coding sequence ATGAAAAAGACAATCGCGCTTCTGCTCTCAACTATGCTTCTATTGACTCTATCCGCATGCGGCGGCACTCAGGCTGGCAATACCGCTGCCACTGAGTCCAATGTAACCCCAAAAGCTGAACTCGTGATCAAAGCGACCAATTATGAATTTGATCAACCGGTGTATCATCTGAAGAAAGACGTCCCCGTCAAGATCGTATTCAAGAATGAAGCCGGTAATCATGGCGTATTAATTCCGAAGCTGAATCTTCAGCTCGACAGCGAGCATGAATCCGCTGTAGTTACTCCAACCGAGACAGGAGAATTTGATATGGCCTGCTCGATTAGCTGTGGTACCGGCCATAGTCGGATGATCGCCAAAATTGTTGTTGAATAA
- the zapA gene encoding cell division protein ZapA produces the protein MTKSDRTSVTVEIYGTSYRIVGSSAEYMKQVARQVNDRMHTIAKAHTHLDIPRIAVLAAVHMAEEVVKMDALELELASVSEQKRVLEEKLNTQGNLYNEQQIKLGTLQESFARLQSDKSGLEESLKKSNELLKEKEKEAAQQTARIQEQEKQLGNERESRSTLQEKLRTTEQLLKKEQEERAKLNEQYKQSLRREEASAVEFKKLKENASLLETQLNQSLEASKTVQQKVTSLQHALQEAKSREEQLRAEAVKTAQDAEATQKLAEKRHEQINRLEEELLEAAEHNEALEQGLRTSQDEVESLKEQLNKDKVASKEVEEELASLQEQYNALKASYENILRREQKSEEAIQELKSEGEELNRQLLDLRDQLKRTTALVEERTRSLEDAENRELEWQVRCEAAEEQYNALREAETALRQQLEEWRQQCAAAGDTASSLAEEKSSLVLERDELAGQLEEIGGQFELISHEYRLMQTEREMERERVQVIQEEHAKLKEEYAKLQMEYNEWIELIEQDQT, from the coding sequence TTGACTAAATCCGATCGAACCAGTGTAACCGTAGAAATTTACGGCACTTCTTATAGAATTGTCGGCAGCAGTGCTGAATATATGAAGCAGGTTGCCCGCCAAGTTAATGACCGTATGCACACTATAGCAAAAGCTCATACGCACCTGGATATTCCACGTATTGCGGTTCTTGCCGCGGTTCATATGGCGGAGGAAGTTGTCAAGATGGATGCTTTGGAGCTGGAGCTAGCTTCCGTATCTGAGCAGAAGAGAGTACTTGAAGAGAAGCTTAATACTCAAGGCAATTTGTATAATGAGCAGCAGATTAAGCTTGGTACCCTTCAGGAATCCTTTGCCCGCCTTCAAAGTGACAAGTCTGGACTTGAAGAGTCATTGAAGAAATCGAATGAACTGCTGAAGGAAAAGGAAAAAGAAGCAGCTCAGCAGACTGCGCGGATTCAAGAGCAGGAGAAACAGCTTGGCAATGAGCGTGAAAGCCGCAGCACTCTGCAGGAGAAGCTCAGAACGACAGAGCAGTTATTGAAGAAGGAACAAGAAGAACGGGCCAAATTGAATGAGCAGTACAAGCAGTCTCTTCGTAGAGAAGAAGCCTCAGCTGTAGAATTCAAGAAGCTGAAAGAAAACGCATCTCTGCTGGAAACTCAGCTTAACCAGTCGCTTGAAGCCTCGAAGACTGTTCAGCAGAAGGTTACAAGCCTGCAGCATGCCCTTCAGGAAGCTAAGTCCCGTGAGGAGCAATTACGAGCTGAAGCTGTCAAGACAGCTCAGGATGCCGAAGCCACTCAGAAGCTTGCCGAGAAACGGCACGAACAGATCAATCGCCTTGAAGAGGAGCTTCTTGAGGCTGCTGAGCATAATGAGGCTTTAGAGCAAGGTCTGCGGACTTCACAAGATGAGGTGGAGTCACTGAAAGAGCAGCTTAACAAGGATAAGGTTGCCAGCAAGGAAGTAGAGGAAGAACTGGCTTCGTTACAAGAGCAGTACAACGCTCTCAAGGCTTCCTATGAGAATATACTGCGCCGTGAACAGAAGTCGGAAGAGGCGATTCAGGAACTGAAGTCCGAGGGCGAAGAACTGAACCGCCAGCTTCTTGATCTAAGAGATCAGCTTAAGCGGACTACGGCTCTCGTAGAAGAGAGAACAAGGTCTTTGGAAGATGCCGAGAATCGTGAATTGGAATGGCAGGTTCGCTGTGAGGCCGCCGAAGAGCAGTATAACGCACTTCGTGAAGCAGAGACGGCTCTGCGTCAGCAGTTGGAAGAGTGGCGCCAGCAGTGTGCAGCAGCAGGAGATACCGCAAGTTCACTTGCTGAGGAGAAGTCAAGCTTAGTTCTGGAACGGGATGAGCTGGCTGGGCAGCTGGAAGAGATTGGCGGACAATTCGAATTAATCTCGCATGAATACAGGCTGATGCAGACAGAACGTGAGATGGAACGGGAGCGTGTGCAGGTCATTCAGGAAGAGCATGCGAAGCTCAAGGAAGAGTATGCCAAGCTTCAAATGGAGTACAATGAATGGATCGAGCTGATTGAGCAGGACCAGACCTGA
- the pheT gene encoding phenylalanine--tRNA ligase subunit beta — protein MKVSTEWLSDYISLDNVVTEELAEQITRSGIEIDSVEKRSPGVSQVVVGYVKSKEKHPDADKLNVCIIDAGLGEDLQIVCGAKNVDAGQKVPVALVGAKLPGGLEIKKAKLRGVASQGMICSAKELGLNEKFVPKEQQEGILVLPENTSIGVPINGVLGLDDEVLDFDLTPNRSDCLSMLGAAYEVGAILGREVNIPEPSKTLIEVSEAAGNHIAVHNTAPELCNHYAVRYFSNVKVGPSPQWMQNRLAAAGVRPINNIVDITNYVMMEYGQPLHAFDADQIAGGSIGVRQAEEGETLVTLDGQERKLEAGTLLITDGENKPVGLAGVMGGLNSEVTDGTVNLILESAHFDGGSVRKTSRQLGLRSEASLRFEKEVDPNRVIPALNRAAALIAEYAGGTVYQGIVESVNKTPEEKKITLSLAKLNGYLGTDISMLEVKTIFTRLNFDSAERQGEIEVLVPSRRGDITRDVDLIEEIARLYGYANIPTTAIEGSTTAGSYTREQFLRRSLRTLLTHGGWQEVISYSFTHESSVGLFPTLSEGSRAVKLAMPMSEDRSVLRTSTIPQLIDIASYNRNRKQENLSIFEIGSVFWTDEDKLTRQPRELPVLSFLLTGLRQEKQWNIQAEKVDFFDLKGAIESVTEYLGLRDKVTYEADRPEGFHPGRSASIYLKAGEDKIRIGVLGQMHPNLQRDKDLEDTYVAELLLEPMYQHAVSNIEYSELPRFPSVERDIAVVVDNEVEAGALIQAIQGAAGELLTSIQVFDVFTGSKLGDNKKSVAISMVYLHKERTLTEDDITTVHDRVLEVLEQTFAAELRK, from the coding sequence ATGAAAGTATCAACCGAATGGTTGTCGGATTATATATCGTTGGACAATGTAGTCACGGAGGAATTGGCTGAGCAGATTACACGCTCCGGTATTGAGATTGATTCCGTAGAGAAAAGAAGTCCGGGCGTAAGCCAGGTTGTTGTCGGTTACGTGAAGAGTAAGGAGAAGCATCCCGATGCAGATAAGCTTAATGTATGTATCATTGATGCGGGACTGGGTGAAGATCTTCAGATCGTGTGCGGAGCCAAGAATGTGGATGCCGGTCAAAAGGTACCCGTGGCTCTAGTAGGCGCCAAGCTTCCGGGTGGACTTGAGATCAAGAAGGCCAAGCTGCGGGGTGTGGCCTCCCAAGGGATGATCTGTTCAGCTAAGGAACTCGGTCTGAATGAGAAATTCGTGCCGAAGGAACAGCAGGAAGGAATTCTTGTGCTTCCGGAAAATACGTCGATTGGCGTTCCGATTAACGGCGTGCTCGGACTGGATGATGAAGTGCTTGACTTTGATCTGACTCCGAATCGCTCGGACTGTCTCAGTATGCTTGGGGCAGCATATGAGGTAGGTGCTATCCTAGGGCGGGAAGTGAACATTCCTGAGCCGTCCAAGACACTGATCGAGGTCTCCGAAGCTGCGGGCAATCACATCGCTGTTCATAACACGGCTCCGGAGCTGTGCAACCATTATGCGGTGCGTTACTTCTCCAATGTGAAAGTTGGACCTTCGCCGCAGTGGATGCAGAATCGTCTAGCTGCAGCTGGGGTTCGTCCAATCAATAACATTGTGGATATCACGAACTATGTCATGATGGAGTACGGTCAGCCTTTGCATGCTTTTGATGCGGATCAGATTGCCGGTGGATCCATTGGTGTTCGTCAGGCAGAAGAAGGGGAGACCCTGGTGACTCTGGACGGGCAGGAGCGCAAGCTTGAGGCAGGTACTCTGCTCATCACAGATGGGGAGAATAAGCCAGTCGGTCTTGCCGGTGTTATGGGCGGATTGAATTCTGAGGTAACGGATGGTACCGTTAATCTTATTCTGGAATCGGCGCATTTCGATGGCGGCAGTGTCCGCAAGACCTCCCGTCAGCTTGGCCTTCGGTCAGAGGCTTCCCTGCGTTTCGAGAAGGAAGTCGACCCGAACCGGGTCATTCCTGCACTTAACCGGGCTGCAGCACTGATTGCAGAATATGCCGGAGGTACTGTATATCAGGGGATTGTAGAATCCGTAAATAAGACACCGGAAGAAAAGAAAATTACGCTGTCGCTTGCCAAGCTGAATGGATATTTGGGAACAGATATCTCGATGCTCGAAGTGAAAACGATCTTCACACGCCTAAATTTCGATAGTGCTGAGCGTCAAGGAGAAATTGAAGTGCTTGTTCCATCCCGGCGCGGAGATATTACCCGCGATGTGGACTTGATTGAAGAGATTGCCCGTCTATACGGATATGCCAATATTCCAACTACCGCGATCGAGGGGTCAACCACAGCCGGTTCTTACACAAGGGAGCAGTTCCTTCGCCGCAGCCTTCGTACACTGTTGACTCATGGTGGCTGGCAGGAAGTCATTAGCTACTCATTCACGCACGAATCCTCTGTAGGCTTGTTCCCGACTCTATCCGAGGGGAGCCGCGCAGTGAAGCTGGCTATGCCCATGAGCGAGGACAGAAGCGTGCTTCGTACCAGTACGATCCCGCAGCTTATTGACATTGCAAGCTATAACCGGAATCGCAAGCAGGAGAATCTATCCATATTTGAAATCGGCAGTGTGTTCTGGACAGATGAAGATAAGCTGACCAGACAACCGCGGGAGCTGCCTGTGCTGAGCTTCCTGCTAACAGGTCTTCGTCAGGAGAAGCAGTGGAATATCCAAGCCGAGAAAGTGGACTTCTTCGATCTGAAGGGCGCCATTGAAAGTGTGACTGAATATCTGGGTCTTCGTGACAAGGTGACTTATGAAGCCGACCGTCCGGAAGGCTTCCATCCAGGCCGGTCCGCCTCCATCTATCTGAAGGCAGGGGAAGATAAGATTCGCATCGGGGTACTTGGGCAGATGCATCCGAACCTGCAGCGGGACAAAGACCTGGAGGATACCTATGTAGCGGAGCTTCTTCTGGAGCCTATGTACCAGCATGCAGTAAGCAATATTGAATACAGCGAGCTGCCAAGATTCCCTTCAGTCGAAAGAGACATCGCAGTGGTTGTGGACAATGAGGTTGAAGCTGGAGCCTTGATTCAGGCGATTCAAGGGGCAGCAGGTGAACTGCTCACCTCTATTCAAGTCTTTGATGTGTTCACAGGCAGCAAACTAGGAGATAACAAGAAAAGTGTGGCAATCTCCATGGTATATTTGCATAAGGAACGCACATTGACAGAAGACGATATAACCACCGTGCATGATCGTGTACTTGAAGTTCTTGAACAAACTTTTGCCGCAGAGCTTAGAAAATAG
- a CDS encoding phage holin family protein produces the protein MKFFGHIIRFIVSALVLMLVGWLVPHFTVGGFGSALLLAIVIALLGWLIEVVIGTRVTPFGRGIVGFLTSALVIWFAQFVISDVSVTIIGALLAALVIGIIDLFAPQATPFNHSR, from the coding sequence ATGAAATTTTTTGGACATATTATCCGCTTTATTGTGTCCGCTTTGGTACTGATGCTTGTGGGATGGTTGGTTCCGCACTTCACCGTTGGCGGATTTGGCAGCGCGCTTCTACTAGCCATCGTAATTGCTCTGTTAGGCTGGCTTATCGAGGTGGTCATCGGTACGCGGGTAACCCCATTCGGACGGGGAATCGTAGGCTTCCTAACAAGCGCCTTGGTGATCTGGTTCGCCCAGTTCGTTATTTCAGATGTATCCGTAACGATCATAGGGGCTCTTCTGGCCGCTCTCGTCATCGGAATAATTGACCTGTTCGCTCCACAGGCTACTCCATTTAACCATTCACGTTAG